Proteins encoded within one genomic window of Salipaludibacillus agaradhaerens:
- a CDS encoding DUF6792 domain-containing protein: MGNREILDSDQVRARMIQMEYKEITESEIRRIYIEETGTEPPANITIYSSEDFPELREGDYYSGFDGSAIHFYDEEKGINQVYTITRGSEESEKDSWKSFRWDRLFPHNKLSVKWL, encoded by the coding sequence ATGGGAAACAGAGAAATTCTTGATTCGGATCAAGTGAGAGCAAGAATGATCCAAATGGAATATAAAGAGATAACCGAATCAGAAATACGCCGTATTTATATAGAAGAAACAGGTACTGAACCACCTGCCAATATCACCATCTACTCATCAGAGGATTTCCCCGAGCTTCGAGAAGGGGATTATTACTCAGGTTTTGATGGCTCAGCTATTCATTTTTATGATGAAGAAAAAGGAATCAATCAAGTGTATACCATTACCCGTGGCAGTGAAGAAAGCGAGAAAGACAGTTGGAAATCTTTTAGGTGGGATAGACTATTTCCTCATAATAAACTCAGTGTAAAATGGTTATAA
- a CDS encoding DUF6792 domain-containing protein, which yields MTNKEVLGSDSVRARIIQMEYKELTESEIRRIYIEETGTEPPANITIYSSNDFSELQKGDYYSGFDGSAIHFYDEEKGINQVYTITRGSEGSEKDSWKPKDWFYNLFGIGLGQNDSQISDAKRFTELVTKEVNKSNDSPIPIKSIGMGHSLGGNLITTLQLITGQFDNVYAVNHIPPSIYQLASIDSIFANELNAMFKLDLENNFNAIYDIDPTELKEFTEAYYKERIDETTINRLNMEEDLLYAMWGLSGFIDIGVGDPMNSIEGFDGLHDFMSHISDEDMRIVRLYFAQFVQGYNKDGFDGAIREITGFRFDLLDDLKEIFSSHSESNIFKAAWDTRESSADLARGFGPMLRDMGEKIPQLYDDLVVLYNNIDPLLDALVDLEVITPVERQEIKRSLGEILESVGNIKMYLNGSLNQGWINLIRSGYYIYQEVNNIMANVDNLKLHTEGLMDYFGLSGEAHKMNHVVNALGKNSEGNVTRVYEGGDMYFIKPQDVLQKGDSLLDRLKEMPKSGESLLSELRDVMGRGKGLGKLFPMLGLGLAGVSAMRSFIGANQPIKVNISSAVRIYQKGQSTCDEIKSEVAKLKRLYESEYEEGFNDWKRVLTTKMNNMEQSPRSYQQELLGHTPPSAEKVWKITKITVHEEVDPLPAALTENFESIFAYYEEEMVDTLARVELIKESIETLFSEEEEISHLFTINYQ from the coding sequence ATGACAAATAAGGAAGTGCTGGGTTCAGACTCTGTAAGAGCGAGAATTATCCAAATGGAATATAAAGAATTAACCGAATCAGAAATCCGCCGCATTTATATAGAAGAAACCGGTACTGAACCACCCGCCAATATTACGATCTACTCATCAAATGACTTTTCTGAGCTTCAAAAAGGGGATTATTACTCAGGTTTTGATGGCTCAGCTATTCACTTTTACGATGAAGAAAAAGGGATTAATCAAGTGTATACCATTACCCGTGGTAGTGAAGGGAGCGAAAAAGATAGCTGGAAGCCAAAAGATTGGTTTTATAATTTATTTGGTATAGGGTTAGGACAAAATGATAGTCAAATATCTGATGCAAAAAGGTTTACAGAGTTAGTGACTAAAGAGGTCAATAAATCTAATGATTCTCCCATACCTATAAAGAGTATAGGTATGGGACACTCTCTAGGAGGAAACCTCATTACTACTTTACAGCTTATTACTGGCCAATTTGATAATGTCTACGCAGTAAACCACATTCCTCCTAGCATATATCAATTGGCATCTATTGACTCTATATTTGCAAATGAATTAAATGCAATGTTCAAACTAGATTTAGAAAATAACTTCAACGCCATCTACGACATTGATCCCACTGAACTTAAGGAGTTTACGGAAGCGTATTATAAAGAGCGTATTGATGAGACGACGATTAACCGATTGAATATGGAAGAAGACCTTCTATATGCGATGTGGGGGCTGTCGGGATTTATTGATATTGGTGTTGGTGATCCGATGAATTCTATTGAAGGCTTTGATGGGTTACATGACTTTATGAGTCATATTTCTGACGAGGATATGAGAATTGTCCGCCTTTATTTTGCACAATTTGTACAAGGTTATAACAAAGATGGCTTTGATGGTGCCATACGTGAGATCACGGGATTTAGGTTCGATTTACTTGATGATTTAAAAGAAATATTTAGTTCCCATTCAGAAAGTAATATATTCAAAGCAGCTTGGGATACAAGAGAATCAAGTGCCGACTTAGCGCGTGGGTTTGGACCAATGTTACGGGATATGGGTGAGAAAATTCCTCAGCTATATGATGATTTAGTCGTGCTCTATAACAATATTGATCCGTTATTAGATGCTCTTGTAGACTTGGAGGTAATCACCCCCGTTGAACGACAGGAAATTAAGCGAAGCTTAGGTGAAATTTTAGAAAGTGTCGGCAATATAAAAATGTATCTAAATGGGTCTCTAAATCAAGGTTGGATTAATTTAATACGGTCAGGTTATTACATTTACCAAGAAGTCAACAACATCATGGCTAACGTTGACAATCTTAAGCTCCATACAGAAGGATTAATGGACTATTTTGGATTAAGTGGTGAGGCTCATAAAATGAACCATGTCGTCAATGCTCTTGGAAAAAACAGTGAGGGAAATGTGACGAGAGTGTATGAAGGCGGGGATATGTATTTTATTAAACCTCAGGACGTCTTACAAAAAGGAGATAGCCTTCTTGATCGCTTAAAAGAGATGCCAAAGTCGGGCGAGTCACTGTTGAGTGAATTGCGTGACGTAATGGGTAGGGGAAAAGGTCTCGGTAAACTATTCCCTATGTTAGGGCTTGGGTTGGCAGGGGTTTCGGCGATGCGATCCTTCATTGGGGCGAATCAACCTATTAAAGTGAACATATCGTCAGCAGTTAGAATTTATCAAAAAGGCCAGTCAACATGTGATGAAATTAAGTCAGAAGTTGCAAAACTTAAACGCTTATATGAATCAGAATATGAAGAAGGATTTAACGACTGGAAAAGAGTGCTCACAACAAAAATGAATAACATGGAGCAATCTCCTCGGTCTTATCAACAGGAATTGCTTGGTCACACGCCTCCTAGTGCAGAAAAAGTTTGGAAAATTACTAAAATTACCGTTCATGAGGAAGTGGATCCTCTCCCAGCCGCATTGACAGAAAACTTTGAATCTATTTTCGCGTACTATGAAGAAGAAATGGTTGATACGTTGGCACGTGTCGAGCTCATCAAGGAATCAATTGAGACATTATTCAGTGAAGAAGAAGAAATAAGCCACCTTTTTACAATAAACTATCAATAA